The DNA segment TGAATGAGATCGAGACGCTTACCAGAAATTCCCAGTTGGGATACATTCCGGTTCAGATTGCTGATGATGCCAAGAGTGACTGTGTTTTCGAGTCCATAGGGGTTACCCACAGCAATCGCCCAATCCCCTACGTTTAGACGATCAGAATCACCAAGGGGGGCTGTAGGCCACTTACCACCCCCATCCAGACGAACCACAGCCAGGTCAGTAAAACTGTCCTTACCGATGACGCTTCCTCGAACACGCCGCCCATCAGACAAGCCAACTATAAGTTGGTCAGCCCCCTCCACCACATGGGCATTTGTTAGGAGCAATCCTTTGGGATCGAACAAAACACCGCTCCCCTGGCCTCGCTGAATCCTGGGGCGTGGCATTGTCTCTCCCGGCGTCAGGAAAAAATGCCGAAACAGTGGATTGACCATCATCCCCCTCGGCAGTCCAGATGGGCTGGGTCTTTTTGTGGTACGTGATGTTTCTAGAGTAACAACGGCAGAGCCACTACGTCGGACTGCCGATGCAACAAAGGACCTCTGGACGAGAACTGAACGGGACTGCGCAAACGCTTGCGCCAACACAAGGGGTGATAGTGCTACACCAGTCAGCAAAACACCACTTGCCAGCGTGGAAGCGGCGAAAGATCGGGAGGGGGCTGGAAACAAGCCTAGCCCTGCACGACGTTGTGATGACGGTGCGTAGTTTGTAGAGGCCATGCCAAAAGAAATTGAAGTCAGACCCGTTAAATGAGTGCAGTCCACTCGAAATTGGGGCAGGATGGGAAGGTCGGAACTATCTGGCCGCACCATGCTCAGCGCTCTGTTTCCCCTTATCTATGGTATAATACTTATGGCTTTACTTTGGCAAGCTTTTCGTGTGATGGGCAAAGGATTCCGAGCTGTTAGTGAACCGACTGACCGAACTGGTCGCATTACCGTACATCCAGAGTTGTTAGATAGTGATGGCCAGATCACAAGAGAAGACCTACTTACCATTAGATTTAGCGGCGATGATGAAAATCAAACCGAAATCTCTGGGCCCAGAACTGAATAAATTAGGCGACCATGTTTCGACAGGGGCAGCTCCAGTGGATCAAAGAACGCGCATTGTGGCTACGGTGGTAAAACTTATAAAGTTGCCTCCAAGGTTCCGATTACGACTAGTCAAAGAAAATCCAGTGCGCCTGGAGTTGAGCCTCACACCCGCGTACGGGAAGGCTCCTGTTATGGTCGGTCTCGTTGAATCTCTAGATTTGGTAGCAAGGCGTGATCGAGAGGGTAGAATTCCACGTGATCTAAAAGGAACTTGGGATTGGACCGTACGGCATGGTCGTGTCAGTACTGGTGGCTGGAACCCCTATCTCAAGGAAGCCTTACAAACCATGTTCGAGACCGGACTTCCAGCGATCGTATTTGAAGAATTGACTGGAGATGATTATCATCCAGTCGACGGAACTCGCCACATACGCTGAATGCGGTCGGCTTAGCTCCCAAGTGAAGTATTGAGGCAACTTTCGATTCGTTATCGGAACTTTTAATACTTGCTTTTCTCAACTTCTTATTACTGATACATCACGAGATAATTTAGCTAATTCTTGAATAGTTGATTTATTCCCTAAGGACAAATCCTCTTCCCCTTACCAATGTAATACTAGTCTAGTTGGGCCTAATTTCAGGGATCAAGATCCGATCATTGAAATTAGGCCGGCCCACCCTCATAGTAAACGTCATATTTCCTATCTGCTTGGGCCAAATTTAGTCACTATGCTGAATCTTTAATTTTTGATTTAACAGGTTTGCAGGCTGTTTTTCCCCAACTTTCCTATATATAGGAAAAGTGAGAGACATCGTATTTTATAAAAACTCAGTTACAAATTTCTCTGTATATTCGATGCTTAATACTTATGCTTTGATTCTAAACTTAACCTAAAGAAACCTTTATTAACTTAGCCGCTGTCTTTAATACCAACCCATTAATCGCTTTGGTGGGCTTATTTTAGGTTTGTTTTCCACGGTAGAAGCGGCTCCGTTGGATCCGCGCATCTCCCGCAATAGTCGCTACAGGAGTAGCTTAGCCAAGTCACAACAACAACTATAAGCAAATGTTGCTCTTAGCTAAGATTATTTGGTGCCGGGTCGTAGACCCTAAACACATCAAATACTGAACGGTGCAAAGAATGATGTTGAACTTTTTACGATTCTTAAAAAGGTGAAAGATTCTAACCAGGGCGCTGCTTTGGAATTCGCTCAGTCGATGATTGCGGAAACGGCTCGCTTGGAAGCCATCATACTAAGTTCCCTTTGTTTGCCATCTCGAAACATATGCTTTCTGTTGACTGGCATTAGGAGTTGGTTCAGGCTCTGCTTATTGGGATGCTAAGGCCATAGTTATCTTTCCAGAGCGTTTTTGATGAAGAAGACTCTGTAGAACAATCCGAGCCACTCTAGGTGTCGCCAACTGAATTGATTTTTAAGTCACCGCACTGAACCCTCTGTGAACAACAAGCTACATAATGACGTAAGGACTTAATTTCAGGTAACTGTACTCGTTGCCAAAAAAAGTAGCTTGTCGAACTGAGCTGAAAAATCAAGGAAGCGTTAGCTAACAAACACCCTTAAGCCCAAAGCTCTAAACCGGATGACCAACAGTGTTGGCGCAGAAAAACTCCAATAACAAAGGGGCGATAAAACAAGTCATAGATTTTATGGTCAACATGACTTGCAATAAAACTCCAAGCTTTGTTACATTACTACTATCCAGTTGGTTTTGTTCCATGTCTGAAAACGCACGCTTTGGTTTCGTCAGCTTCGCTGAAACTTGGAACGGTCGTCTTGCAATGCTCGGTTTCGTCATCGGTCTGGGCACTGAGTTGCTGACCGGCCAGGGCATTCTGACTCAAATTGGCCTCGGCTGACACAATTAACCATTATTGGTCATGGAAACCCCTTCGGCATGCCGAAGGGGTTTCTTAACGTCTGCCCTAACCATCATCTTGATGATCCACAGTGGGTGGGCCAACTGATAGCTATTAACTTGGCCCCTCTCTATATCAAAAATCGACGCGACGGATCGCGGTTAATCAGCAGCGCTCTAGTGGTTTTCACCATTGCCATCACACAGAACCAAAGACAATGGGGGGTGGTGGTTGCATCGATCAGCGCTTTGGTTTCTCTGTACTGGGGCTTTGCCTACCACAACCTAAATAATTGATCATGTTCCGCCCCAATTAAGTCAAGCCTTTGATATTCGCCCAAGCTTCGGCGCAACTCTGAGTCGATTTGAGCAAATCTTGTCAGAGCCTGGAAGAGCAAGGGATCGTTGTTAGTGCAACTAGCAAAGACCTCCTAGCCACGCAGCCCCCCTGGTAGCTTCATCTTTGGATTGTCATCTAGAATTGCACCTAAAACGACTGTACAACGAATTCCATCAGGAGAAAAAGAATTTACTTAGTGCTTTTTCCAACCAATCACTGGTTTAAATTCGGCTCTATCTTGGCAGAAGAGATATAGGGATCGCAGTCAACTAGGTAAAGGTGGTAAATAAGCAACAAACTGATTATTTAATTCAGCAGTAAAACAAAGTCAAATCACAAAACTTGGCGACAAATAACATTACCAGATTTATTTATAAGGAAAGGGAAGTAGCACAAACCCTTCCTTCTTTCTATCCTAGCCAAACTGCAAAACGACACAATGCTATTATGTAGAGTTATAAAGTTAGCTTTTACATGGTGAAGTGACTTTCAAACGCTGCGAATCCTTAGTTGGATTCGTTGAGTAATCTACTATCTAATTCATGCTAATTGCCTTATATATCTCAAAAATTTCTCT comes from the Synechococcus sp. M16CYN genome and includes:
- a CDS encoding chlorophyll a/b-binding protein — protein: MSENARFGFVSFAETWNGRLAMLGFVIGLGTELLTGQGILTQIGLG
- a CDS encoding trypsin-like peptidase domain-containing protein — translated: MASTNYAPSSQRRAGLGLFPAPSRSFAASTLASGVLLTGVALSPLVLAQAFAQSRSVLVQRSFVASAVRRSGSAVVTLETSRTTKRPSPSGLPRGMMVNPLFRHFFLTPGETMPRPRIQRGQGSGVLFDPKGLLLTNAHVVEGADQLIVGLSDGRRVRGSVIGKDSFTDLAVVRLDGGGKWPTAPLGDSDRLNVGDWAIAVGNPYGLENTVTLGIISNLNRNVSQLGISGKRLDLIQTDAAINPGNSGGPLLNAVGEVIGINTLVRSGPGAGLGFAIPINRARAIAAELVATGKARHPVIGIGLSKIPAKTSGAAAPQGAVIRSIQMRSPAAQAGLRIDDVITAVDGQPVEGPAAVVSAIERRGVGEILTLQIRRGDQGKIVQLKPVDLAALASG
- a CDS encoding DUF2973 domain-containing protein, which produces MLSALFPLIYGIILMALLWQAFRVMGKGFRAVSEPTDRTGRITVHPELLDSDGQITREDLLTIRFSGDDENQTEISGPRTE